TCCAAATATTGAGACCTAATACGATAATAGCTGGAATTAATAACCCCTGCGTCATCATCACATCAGAAATATCAGCAAAGCCTGTTGCGGCAGCGCCAGCGGCGCCAAAGATAAACATTAATGAGTTACCAATGAAGAAGGCGATAAGCGTGATCGCAACAGCCGCCATTGGTTTACGACCAAAGCGAACAAAATCAGCAGTCAAAGTACCGGCACTAATAAATGAGCCAATAACTAAGGCAAGCGCAGTATTAAAATCTATTTGCTTATCAACAGCAGGAACTATTTTTTGCATTTCAGCAATACCGCCTAAATCATTAACCGCAAGATAGACTGAGTAACCACCTAAGATCGCAATTGCAGGAACAGCAATAAAGCTTAATACCATCAGTGCTGAAATACCAAAATAAACGGTAACAGTCATTAATAGTCCAGCAATAATGATTATCGTATTTACATCAAACACCACACCCATTTCACCAAACAGTGCTTTTTGTACGGGTAATGCAAACATAGCAACACCAACGCCAAACCAGCCCACCTGAGTACCTCCAAGTAATATAGATGGGATGTATGAGCCTTTAGAACCAAAGGAATAACGTGCTAACAAATGCGTTGAAAGACCAGTTTTAGTTCCTATGTAACCAAGAAATGCAGTGTAGACACCTAAGATTAAGTTACCGAGAAGTACTGCATAGAAAAAATCATCGTAAGAAAGCCCTGTGCCCAGCGTCCCGCCAGTCCACATACTTGCAGAGAAAAAAGTTAACCCTAGCATAACCAATGATAACGCGATAAAACCTTTTCTTTCTGATTTAGGAACAGGTCCTAATGAATAGTCATTATGTGCAGCCACGAACTCTCCAATTTATTTTTTTATTGACAAATTGCGCGGTATTCTAATCATCAAAATATTTAAGTCAATATAAAATCACAGAATGGATAGAGCAGGTAGACACAAAAGTGATAGCGGTAACAATACGTATTTTTATAGTCGTTATTAATAAATAACAAGTTCAATGAGTTAGTTTTTCAAGGAAAATAAAAAGCAAAAAT
The Moritella sp. Urea-trap-13 DNA segment above includes these coding regions:
- the codB gene encoding cytosine permease is translated as MAAHNDYSLGPVPKSERKGFIALSLVMLGLTFFSASMWTGGTLGTGLSYDDFFYAVLLGNLILGVYTAFLGYIGTKTGLSTHLLARYSFGSKGSYIPSILLGGTQVGWFGVGVAMFALPVQKALFGEMGVVFDVNTIIIIAGLLMTVTVYFGISALMVLSFIAVPAIAILGGYSVYLAVNDLGGIAEMQKIVPAVDKQIDFNTALALVIGSFISAGTLTADFVRFGRKPMAAVAITLIAFFIGNSLMFIFGAAGAAATGFADISDVMMTQGLLIPAIIVLGLNIWTTNDNALYASGLGFSNVTGIDSKKLAMINGVIGTVFALWLYNNFVGWLSFLSAAIPPIGGVLIADYFLIHRGQYVEFAKAEFETIRWQALIAVAAGIAAGQLLPGVVPVNAVIGGAIVYYICCKVMDPKSINTTKKSEA